Genomic segment of Benincasa hispida cultivar B227 chromosome 1, ASM972705v1, whole genome shotgun sequence:
TTTAGTCTATTCAACAAGTGTTCCATGCATGTCTAACGAATTTGTTCTATTAACAAGTGTATGATACGTATCTAATAAGTGTTGGAGTGTCCAAGTGTCCGATACATGTCGGATACGGACACGCTAACCAAACTAAAGTGTCTGTACTTCTTAGCTAACAACAAATTAGAATGTAGTAAAAATACATGaatgccattgagggcagtcaaTTACCCTGGGTAAGAAGTCAGGATTGACCGGAGCTATTGCAGTTTTTGAGGGCAGCACTCTGACTGGATAGAAACCAAGCACGGTCCCTGAAAGATTCAAGGAAGCCCTTGCACCCTCTGCTAGCATGAagtaaattaaatatgatagcAAGTAAGAAATGCATCTATGAATATACTGAACTTGGGATTGTACCTTCATCAGTGAACTCGATGAAGGCAAAATGAAGAATGGAGTTGGGATCACCACAGATACGACAGTCAACAACCTATTGAAGAAGACAGCATTAAGCTAGCAGTAAGATGCCAAAAATCATATcaaatggggaaaaaaaagaacaaaaaaacaaagagagaatAATCAGTCACCTCTCCACAGCTAGCAAAGACAGTAGCAAGTAGCTCTTCAGTCACCTACAATCCATTTCCATGATACAAAAATGAATATGTAAAAAAAGGACAAGGCAAGGCACATAAGCAGGTGCGTTTGGGGTGGAGGCCTCTTACCTGCTGATCGATGTCTGATACATACACTGTCCTACGGGTCATCTCATCCCGCTTCACTGCATTCATCTTATTATTCATCCTCCGTCTCCCTTGACTAAAACCATTCTTCTTCTAAGCAAAACgaataaagagagaaaaggaATACAAATCAATATGATAATTATGCAATGTGAACAAAAGAAATAGAACAGATTTCTCAAATGTCCACTAGCACTAAAATGTGCAATCAAGTAATACTCTTATAGCAGGTTCACAGCACTTAAAAAAGAAGacctaaaaatatataaattccaATACTTCCACCCTACAAAACCATCAGGCATGTTAAGTCTGAGGGAATTGGTTCTCCAGAAATCAAACAAAGTGCACATCATTCAAAGATTAATAACAAATGTAAATAAGGTTTCCACATCTTTCAACAGAAAAAACATCCCCACATACCCTTCGACTATTATTCCCTTCGTTGTTGACAGAATTAGCTTGCAATAGAAAGTCGCTAGTATACCCAAGGCCAGCACCCCCGAAGTAACCAGAAAAGTTCTTGGCTAGTGAAGGAGGGACAAATTCCTCAGCCATGGGATTCAATTTGGACAGTAACTCCTCCAGATCCCTCATATCTCTCTTAAAGGTGTCCCCTCCATCGGCTCCATTTATGACTCCATTAGGCCTCTGATTCATCCCATAACCAGAAGCAGACTTCACCATCAACGACTGGCCATTAGTTTCAAACCCGTTCTGCATCTGACCCATTTGGGCCTTGAAATTGGGCGAAGGAAGTGAAAAAGAAGTCGCAGCAGCAGCTCTCTCCTGAAGATGTACCTTCTTTTGCATATTCTGATCATTGGCGTTGGGATGAAAGTCGGGTTCTGCATTCATCGGAAGCGTAGAATCGTTCTTAGGCTTCTGATTTTCAACATCCTTGGGGTCATTAGAATCGGAggaaaccatagtgttttccaAACTTTGACTTGGAGAGCCGATTTTGGGTCCAACATTCTCAGCAACCGCCATGATGAGAGATAGGTTTATGCAACAAGATCGTTGTTTTTGCAATCTTATTctgaaaaatcaaatgaatcgTATGATCGAGATATCCGTCGGGGtcgaaagaaataaagaaaagaaaaagcgGTCAAAGAAGTGGTTGCCCGTTACCTGAGGGGGGAGGGGGGGCTTATCAATACATTTCCATTGGTAAACGAGGAAACCCAGCAGGAGATCGTGGAGTGGCAGAAGTAAGAGAGCAGAAACGAAATTGAAGAGGATCGAAATGAAAACGAGAAACCCTCTGTGCGAATTAACAAaagttagagagagagagagagagagagcgaggcAAAGTCTCACTTTCCTCTAttatcaaaaaaagaaaaaaatatatatatgtgaagGGCGATGATGGATTGGTAATTAGTGTAGATAGAGAGAGAAGGATTAGGAGTGTGTACGTTGGTTAGGCCGCCGTTGAGATCGTCGGATTGCGGTGGAGTGGGTTTGGCTTTGCCTTTCACAGCATCCCAGAAGAAATGACCGATGAGATGAATCTTTTCGTACGACCCCTTCCCCCTTCCTCTCAACATATTTCAGGGACACCAAACCCAGTCATCCAAACCAAACTTTTCATAATTCCTAAATTACCCATCTCCTTCCCATTACCCCATGCATGAATGAACAATCACCATGCATCATGCATTTCCTTCTTTCATCTTTTCTCTATATGACCCTCTCATTAATTTCATTATGTATATCTCTCTCTTTATCCCTTTTTATTTTTCCCCATTATAAATGGAAATATCATTCATCACCCACTACCAACTTTTCTTTTTAccatttttcacttttttttcctttaatttaaattacatataAAATTACAACACATATTAGAGACTTATTATCACCAAATCCGTTGTTCGGATCTCCAACCACCAATTATactataaaaaaatacatattaaaattatacttTGTCTACTACaccccctttttttttaataaaactctCTTCCAACTCTTTTTTTAATCGTTTTATATGTCAAAACGAATATAACTCGACTATATGTTAATACACTTATGTTTCAATTCATCTCCAATAACTAATCtattaaactttaaacaaaatttgaagtaCAAAAATGTATTAGACATCTTTCAAATTTAGATACCTATTAGACCAAAAATCAAAGTTCAAATATCTTGTTGAATAATTGATAATGATATCTTCATTGATCTAAATTGAGCAAGTTCTTGTGAATTTAATGTTTAAACGTGCTTTGAGACAGTAAATTGATCATAAGAGGTTGATGGATGTTCCAAATGCAATTCGGGTCAAACACAGAACATTTAGGAGTCAAATGGAGCAATTGGGCTCAAAAAGGTGTAAAAAACCAATATACCGTTGAAGAACAACGTCGCAAATGCtacaaaacagtaattttgacacCACAACGTGGTTCAAAACTGCAAGTCGTTGGGCCATTGTGAATAGAGCCGTGACGCTCTCGAGCTAGTTTCAATAGTTCCTTTTCATTTCTGGGTCATTTATCTTAGGCCTTCAACCTTTCTCCTTGATTCCCTCTTCCATTTTCTTAGTATTCAAGTTTTGTCTTCAATTTTTACTTGCAATTGAGTTGGACGATAGCAGATTTTAGCTTCCTCGTCACCATCGGGAGATAAGcatgttttctaaaaatttgtgCAGAATTTGTGCTTAGCTCCACTTTTTTTACTATAAGTATCTTTAGTCCATGTTTGAATTCTTTACCATGTGTTTATTGATTACATTGACAACCTAATTGTGATTACATTAAAATTATCCTAAAACTCACCGTTCGTATTCATGGAAACATactctatttatcaataaaagtattattgaagaatttattcaataaaagggttattgaaattgaaattgcattatgttataaaatccaataaactaatccatgactatagtatgCATATTGTAACAtaatgtagagacataaaaaaggatcaagttatggtatatagccaaaaagatctataagtatatggatgagattgggcaCCTCATCTCGGGGATTATGAATACGACTTACTTTGTATActgttacaaacgatgtgatcccgaaatcgttcatgtggagacatgtgagtggaggcatcttatgcaaagagttttgcataagatcggaccatgaaatagtcactttcttttttttttttaataacaaccatgttaaaactgactatttcaattcgatgacctagggtaactcaatcttaatcctaagctaattatgaactcctctttatttgagattatcttTTGGTTTGCATAGTGAGAGTAGTTCCACGACActgctcaacaagcctcccattttgagaTCAGCCTCCCATTTTGAGATAAAATCAGATAGATAGCAGGGGACATaatcttgcaagatggaattcactactACCCAAATtaaggttagtagataggttgttccaagTAGTCTTGAataaaggggccccaccctctcatggccAAGAGGGACATAGTTTATTAATTGgcctataaaccaattgttcaataaagGATAGTGGTaggatgtatttacaggggtaaaacgataattttgacctagttgtaaatacgaagaacctgtgaaggatcgactcaCTGATCATGATTAATTCAAGTAGacggaaatatatctacaatgaggagagtgcaaccatcgagtTTATGTGTCTCggtggttaacgaatattaattaatttagtttaaagagtttagccaattaatctcaaatcattggagctcatgatatgtaggtccataagattcttctactagctcgtaaaatattACATCTTGGACAataatattgagtgaatttggagtgttcaaattcgaaattagggtttgaatttgaaattttcaatttcaatttttaggatttggataattatattcgatataattaatgtttaaatttatcgaaattaaatgtaaattggagagtttaaaatatttaaatattgtttacatgaatagggattcatgtttaaattaggtgttttattaatttaatatttaatattaaattattaattaattaattaaattggttgaattaattaattaaaattaaatcaaattttcattttttaaattcaaattatagaaattgaattaatatttaaactattcttaaaatgaattaattttagttgaaaaaaaatgaaaatctaagTGGATTTATCCTAAATTTGGGgtttttagtggatttttttcACAAATCAACACCTTGCCCACTCAGTTAGTACTAATTGAAGTGCTCAAAGACTAAGTGCTTACATGCAACTtgttaaatacttcaatttcatAAACTTTAGGGGAGATGCATGctaatttattgaaaattctGAAACTCTCTCCAATCCCTTAtccaatttcttttatttttaagtttccATCACTCAATCCAAGActgaggatagtagagaagatactcttggtggtctactaagAATTTTAAGGTCAAATTCATAGAGTTCAGAAAGGATCAAGAAGAAATCAATAAAGGTATATACATTGAAATCCTTTTTCtgttaaaatttgttttaagcatgcttttgattcaaattaaatgtaattagagtgcttaatgattttgtttactTCCGTTTTATGCACTTTTATTCTATCAGATTGCATGTCTAATCCCTAAAAGTCTCTACATAATCCGTAATTGTTGTGTGATTGGCTACCAAGTAGCAATAAAAAGTGTCACTGGTATGTGTCTTACACGACATTACTGAGGGCGCATAGTTTGCTCAATCAATTTAGGATTGAAGAGAAAgtcgattaattaattatgagttACCCATTAGTTAATTGTCACGATACTTCCTTAAACCTtaatattgtttaattaatttataatgcATAACATTATCAAATTAATTGGAA
This window contains:
- the LOC120087985 gene encoding polyadenylate-binding protein-interacting protein 12, which produces MAVAENVGPKIGSPSQSLENTMVSSDSNDPKDVENQKPKNDSTLPMNAEPDFHPNANDQNMQKKVHLQERAAAATSFSLPSPNFKAQMGQMQNGFETNGQSLMVKSASGYGMNQRPNGVINGADGGDTFKRDMRDLEELLSKLNPMAEEFVPPSLAKNFSGYFGGAGLGYTSDFLLQANSVNNEGNNSRRKKNGFSQGRRRMNNKMNAVKRDEMTRRTVYVSDIDQQVTEELLATVFASCGEVVDCRICGDPNSILHFAFIEFTDEEGARASLNLSGTVLGFYPVRVLPSKTAIAPVNPDFLPRSDDEREMCSRTIYCTNIDKKVTQAEVKLFFESLCGEVQRLRLLGDYHHSTRIAFVEFTMAESAIAALNCSGVVLGSLPIRVSPSKTPVRPRSPRAQLN